A portion of the Homo sapiens chromosome 16, GRCh38.p14 Primary Assembly genome contains these proteins:
- the CDK10 gene encoding cyclin-dependent kinase 10 isoform X6, producing the protein MAEPDLECEQIRLKCIRKEGFFTVPPEHRLGRCRSVKEFEKLNRIGEGTYGIVYRARDTQTDEIVALKKVRMDKEKDGIPISSLREITLLLRLRHPNIVELKEVVVGNHLESIFLVMGYCEQDLASLLENMPTPFSEAQVKCIVLQVLRGLQYLHRNFIIHRDLKVSNLLMTDKGCVKTADFGLARAYGVPVKPMTPKVVTLWYRAPELLLGTTTQTTSIDMWAVGCILAELLAHRPLLPGTSEIHQIDLIVQLLGTPSENIWPGFSKLPLVGQYSLRKQPYNNLKHKFPWLSEAGLRLLHFLFMATAGDCLESSYFKEKPLPCEPELMPTFPHHRNKRAAPATSEGQSKRCKP; encoded by the exons ATGGCGGAGCCAGATCTGGAGTGCGAGCAGATCCGTCTGAAGTGTATTCGTAAGGAGGGCTTCTTCACGGTGCCTCCGGAACACAGG CTGGGACGATGCCGGAGTGTGAAGGAGTTTGAGAAGCTGAACCGCATTGGAGAGGGTACCTACGGCATTGTGT ATCGGGCCCGGGACACCCAGACAGATGAGATTGTCGCACTGAAGAAGGTGCGGATGGACAAGGAGAAGGATG GCATCCCCATCAGCAGCTTGCGGGAGATCACGCTGCTGCTCCGCCTGCGTCATCCGAACATCGTGGAGCTGAAGGAGGTGGTTGTGGGGAACCACCTGGAGAG CATCTTCCTGGTGATGGGTTACTGTGAGCAGGACCTGGCCAGCCTCCTGGAGAATATGCCAACACCCTTCTCGGAGGCTCAG GTCAAGTGCATCGTGCTGCAGGTGCTCCGGGGCCTCCAGTATCTGCACAGGAACTTCATTATCCACAG GGACCTGAAGGTTTCCAACTTGCTCATGACCGACAAGGGTTGTGTGAAGACAG CGGATTTCGGCCTGGCCCGGGCCTATGGTGTCCCAGTAAAGCCAATGACCCCCAAGGTGGTCACTCTCTG GTACCGAGCCCCTGAACTGCTGTTGGGAACCACCACGCAGACCACCAGCATCGACATGTG GGCTGTGGGCTGCATACTGGCCGAGCTGCTGGCGCACAGGCCTCTTCTCCCCGGCACTTCCGAGATCCACCAGATCGACTTGATCGTGCAGCTGCTGGGCACGCCCAGTGAGAACATCTGGCCG GGCTTTTCCAAGCTGCCACTGGTCGGCCAGTACAGCCTCCGGAAGCAGCCCTACAACAACCTGAAGCACAAGTTCCCATGGCTGTCGGAGGCCGGGCTGCGCCTGCTGCACTTCCTGTTCAT GGCGACGGCCGGGGACTGCCTGGAGAGCTCCTATTTCAAGGAGAAGCCCCTAC CCTGTGAGCCGGAGCTCATGCCGACCTTTCCCCACCACCGCAACAAGCGGGCCGCCCCAGCCACCTCCGAGGGCCAGAGCAAGCGCTGTAAACCCTGA
- the CDK10 gene encoding cyclin-dependent kinase 10 isoform X15: protein MAEPDLECEQIRLKCIRKEGFFTVPPEHRLGRCRSVKEFEKLNRIGEGTYGIVYRARDTQTDEIVALKKVRMDKEKDGIPISSLREITLLLRLRHPNIVELKEVVVGNHLESIFLVMGYCEQDLASLLENMPTPFSEAQVKCIVLQVLRGLQYLHRNFIIHRDLKVSNLLMTDKGCVKTADFGLARAYGVPVKPMTPKVVTLWYRAPELLLGTTTQTTSIDMWLGAQRSGGGTPAPALVTPGGLRGPGGEPVVPACPSQCP from the exons ATGGCGGAGCCAGATCTGGAGTGCGAGCAGATCCGTCTGAAGTGTATTCGTAAGGAGGGCTTCTTCACGGTGCCTCCGGAACACAGG CTGGGACGATGCCGGAGTGTGAAGGAGTTTGAGAAGCTGAACCGCATTGGAGAGGGTACCTACGGCATTGTGT ATCGGGCCCGGGACACCCAGACAGATGAGATTGTCGCACTGAAGAAGGTGCGGATGGACAAGGAGAAGGATG GCATCCCCATCAGCAGCTTGCGGGAGATCACGCTGCTGCTCCGCCTGCGTCATCCGAACATCGTGGAGCTGAAGGAGGTGGTTGTGGGGAACCACCTGGAGAG CATCTTCCTGGTGATGGGTTACTGTGAGCAGGACCTGGCCAGCCTCCTGGAGAATATGCCAACACCCTTCTCGGAGGCTCAG GTCAAGTGCATCGTGCTGCAGGTGCTCCGGGGCCTCCAGTATCTGCACAGGAACTTCATTATCCACAG GGACCTGAAGGTTTCCAACTTGCTCATGACCGACAAGGGTTGTGTGAAGACAG CGGATTTCGGCCTGGCCCGGGCCTATGGTGTCCCAGTAAAGCCAATGACCCCCAAGGTGGTCACTCTCTG GTACCGAGCCCCTGAACTGCTGTTGGGAACCACCACGCAGACCACCAGCATCGACATGTG GCTGGGAGCACAGAGGTCTGGAGGAGGCACGCCTGCCCCTGCACTTGTCACCCCGGGAGGCCTGCGGGGCCCAGGAGGGGAGCCAGTGGTCCCTGCCTGTCCTTCACAGTGTCCCTGA
- the CDK10 gene encoding cyclin-dependent kinase 10 isoform X3, whose amino-acid sequence MAEPDLECEQIRLKCIRKEGFFTVPPEHRLGRCRSVKEFEKLNRIGEGTYGIVYRARDTQTDEIVALKKVRMDKEKDGIPISSLREITLLLRLRHPNIVELKEVVVGNHLESIFLVMGYCEQDLASLLENMPTPFSEAQVKCIVLQVLRGLQYLHRNFIIHRDLKVSNLLMTDKGCVKTADFGLARAYGVPVKPMTPKVVTLWYRAPELLLGTTTQTTSIDMWVSKGLAAVRSSVPRAGGVSRRLAAVRSTVLCRAVGCILAELLAHRPLLPGTSEIHQIDLIVQLLGTPSENIWPGFSKLPLVGQYSLRKQPYNNLKHKFPWLSEAGLRLLHFLFMYDPKKRATAGDCLESSYFKEKPLRLPISGVCEGCREPG is encoded by the exons ATGGCGGAGCCAGATCTGGAGTGCGAGCAGATCCGTCTGAAGTGTATTCGTAAGGAGGGCTTCTTCACGGTGCCTCCGGAACACAGG CTGGGACGATGCCGGAGTGTGAAGGAGTTTGAGAAGCTGAACCGCATTGGAGAGGGTACCTACGGCATTGTGT ATCGGGCCCGGGACACCCAGACAGATGAGATTGTCGCACTGAAGAAGGTGCGGATGGACAAGGAGAAGGATG GCATCCCCATCAGCAGCTTGCGGGAGATCACGCTGCTGCTCCGCCTGCGTCATCCGAACATCGTGGAGCTGAAGGAGGTGGTTGTGGGGAACCACCTGGAGAG CATCTTCCTGGTGATGGGTTACTGTGAGCAGGACCTGGCCAGCCTCCTGGAGAATATGCCAACACCCTTCTCGGAGGCTCAG GTCAAGTGCATCGTGCTGCAGGTGCTCCGGGGCCTCCAGTATCTGCACAGGAACTTCATTATCCACAG GGACCTGAAGGTTTCCAACTTGCTCATGACCGACAAGGGTTGTGTGAAGACAG CGGATTTCGGCCTGGCCCGGGCCTATGGTGTCCCAGTAAAGCCAATGACCCCCAAGGTGGTCACTCTCTG GTACCGAGCCCCTGAACTGCTGTTGGGAACCACCACGCAGACCACCAGCATCGACATGTG GGTCAGCAAAGGTCTGGCTGCAGTCAGGTCCTCTGTTCCTCGCGCTGGCGGGGTCAGCAGACGTCTGGCCGCAGTGAGGTCCACTGTTCTCTGCAGGGCTGTGGGCTGCATACTGGCCGAGCTGCTGGCGCACAGGCCTCTTCTCCCCGGCACTTCCGAGATCCACCAGATCGACTTGATCGTGCAGCTGCTGGGCACGCCCAGTGAGAACATCTGGCCG GGCTTTTCCAAGCTGCCACTGGTCGGCCAGTACAGCCTCCGGAAGCAGCCCTACAACAACCTGAAGCACAAGTTCCCATGGCTGTCGGAGGCCGGGCTGCGCCTGCTGCACTTCCTGTTCATGTACGACCCTAAGAAAAG GGCGACGGCCGGGGACTGCCTGGAGAGCTCCTATTTCAAGGAGAAGCCCCTAC GTCTTCCGATCAGTGGTGTCTGTGAAGGGTGCCGCGAGCCAGGCTGA
- the CDK10 gene encoding cyclin-dependent kinase 10 isoform a (isoform a is encoded by transcript variant a) — MAEPDLECEQIRLKCIRKEGFFTVPPEHRLGRCRSVKEFEKLNRIGEGTYGIVYRARDTQTDEIVALKKVRMDKEKDGIPISSLREITLLLRLRHPNIVELKEVVVGNHLESIFLVMGYCEQDLASLLENMPTPFSEAQVKCIVLQVLRGLQYLHRNFIIHRDLKVSNLLMTDKGCVKTADFGLARAYGVPVKPMTPKVVTLWYRAPELLLGTTTQTTSIDMWAVGCILAELLAHRPLLPGTSEIHQIDLIVQLLGTPSENIWPGFSKLPLVGQYSLRKQPYNNLKHKFPWLSEAGLRLLHFLFMYDPKKRATAGDCLESSYFKEKPLPCEPELMPTFPHHRNKRAAPATSEGQSKRCKP; from the exons ATGGCGGAGCCAGATCTGGAGTGCGAGCAGATCCGTCTGAAGTGTATTCGTAAGGAGGGCTTCTTCACGGTGCCTCCGGAACACAGG CTGGGACGATGCCGGAGTGTGAAGGAGTTTGAGAAGCTGAACCGCATTGGAGAGGGTACCTACGGCATTGTGT ATCGGGCCCGGGACACCCAGACAGATGAGATTGTCGCACTGAAGAAGGTGCGGATGGACAAGGAGAAGGATG GCATCCCCATCAGCAGCTTGCGGGAGATCACGCTGCTGCTCCGCCTGCGTCATCCGAACATCGTGGAGCTGAAGGAGGTGGTTGTGGGGAACCACCTGGAGAG CATCTTCCTGGTGATGGGTTACTGTGAGCAGGACCTGGCCAGCCTCCTGGAGAATATGCCAACACCCTTCTCGGAGGCTCAG GTCAAGTGCATCGTGCTGCAGGTGCTCCGGGGCCTCCAGTATCTGCACAGGAACTTCATTATCCACAG GGACCTGAAGGTTTCCAACTTGCTCATGACCGACAAGGGTTGTGTGAAGACAG CGGATTTCGGCCTGGCCCGGGCCTATGGTGTCCCAGTAAAGCCAATGACCCCCAAGGTGGTCACTCTCTG GTACCGAGCCCCTGAACTGCTGTTGGGAACCACCACGCAGACCACCAGCATCGACATGTG GGCTGTGGGCTGCATACTGGCCGAGCTGCTGGCGCACAGGCCTCTTCTCCCCGGCACTTCCGAGATCCACCAGATCGACTTGATCGTGCAGCTGCTGGGCACGCCCAGTGAGAACATCTGGCCG GGCTTTTCCAAGCTGCCACTGGTCGGCCAGTACAGCCTCCGGAAGCAGCCCTACAACAACCTGAAGCACAAGTTCCCATGGCTGTCGGAGGCCGGGCTGCGCCTGCTGCACTTCCTGTTCATGTACGACCCTAAGAAAAG GGCGACGGCCGGGGACTGCCTGGAGAGCTCCTATTTCAAGGAGAAGCCCCTAC CCTGTGAGCCGGAGCTCATGCCGACCTTTCCCCACCACCGCAACAAGCGGGCCGCCCCAGCCACCTCCGAGGGCCAGAGCAAGCGCTGTAAACCCTGA
- the CDK10 gene encoding cyclin-dependent kinase 10 isoform X1: protein MAEPDLECEQIRLKCIRKEGFFTVPPEHRLGRCRSVKEFEKLNRIGEGTYGIVYRARDTQTDEIVALKKVRMDKEKDGIPISSLREITLLLRLRHPNIVELKEVVVGNHLESIFLVMGYCEQDLASLLENMPTPFSEAQVKCIVLQVLRGLQYLHRNFIIHRDLKVSNLLMTDKGCVKTADFGLARAYGVPVKPMTPKVVTLWYRAPELLLGTTTQTTSIDMWVSKGLAAVRSSVPRAGGVSRRLAAVRSTVLCRAVGCILAELLAHRPLLPGTSEIHQIDLIVQLLGTPSENIWPGFSKLPLVGQYSLRKQPYNNLKHKFPWLSEAGLRLLHFLFMYDPKKRATAGDCLESSYFKEKPLPCEPELMPTFPHHRNKRAAPATSEGQSKRCKP from the exons ATGGCGGAGCCAGATCTGGAGTGCGAGCAGATCCGTCTGAAGTGTATTCGTAAGGAGGGCTTCTTCACGGTGCCTCCGGAACACAGG CTGGGACGATGCCGGAGTGTGAAGGAGTTTGAGAAGCTGAACCGCATTGGAGAGGGTACCTACGGCATTGTGT ATCGGGCCCGGGACACCCAGACAGATGAGATTGTCGCACTGAAGAAGGTGCGGATGGACAAGGAGAAGGATG GCATCCCCATCAGCAGCTTGCGGGAGATCACGCTGCTGCTCCGCCTGCGTCATCCGAACATCGTGGAGCTGAAGGAGGTGGTTGTGGGGAACCACCTGGAGAG CATCTTCCTGGTGATGGGTTACTGTGAGCAGGACCTGGCCAGCCTCCTGGAGAATATGCCAACACCCTTCTCGGAGGCTCAG GTCAAGTGCATCGTGCTGCAGGTGCTCCGGGGCCTCCAGTATCTGCACAGGAACTTCATTATCCACAG GGACCTGAAGGTTTCCAACTTGCTCATGACCGACAAGGGTTGTGTGAAGACAG CGGATTTCGGCCTGGCCCGGGCCTATGGTGTCCCAGTAAAGCCAATGACCCCCAAGGTGGTCACTCTCTG GTACCGAGCCCCTGAACTGCTGTTGGGAACCACCACGCAGACCACCAGCATCGACATGTG GGTCAGCAAAGGTCTGGCTGCAGTCAGGTCCTCTGTTCCTCGCGCTGGCGGGGTCAGCAGACGTCTGGCCGCAGTGAGGTCCACTGTTCTCTGCAGGGCTGTGGGCTGCATACTGGCCGAGCTGCTGGCGCACAGGCCTCTTCTCCCCGGCACTTCCGAGATCCACCAGATCGACTTGATCGTGCAGCTGCTGGGCACGCCCAGTGAGAACATCTGGCCG GGCTTTTCCAAGCTGCCACTGGTCGGCCAGTACAGCCTCCGGAAGCAGCCCTACAACAACCTGAAGCACAAGTTCCCATGGCTGTCGGAGGCCGGGCTGCGCCTGCTGCACTTCCTGTTCATGTACGACCCTAAGAAAAG GGCGACGGCCGGGGACTGCCTGGAGAGCTCCTATTTCAAGGAGAAGCCCCTAC CCTGTGAGCCGGAGCTCATGCCGACCTTTCCCCACCACCGCAACAAGCGGGCCGCCCCAGCCACCTCCGAGGGCCAGAGCAAGCGCTGTAAACCCTGA
- the CDK10 gene encoding cyclin-dependent kinase 10 isoform X5, which yields MAEPDLECEQIRLKCIHRARDTQTDEIVALKKVRMDKEKDGIPISSLREITLLLRLRHPNIVELKEVVVGNHLESIFLVMGYCEQDLASLLENMPTPFSEAQVKCIVLQVLRGLQYLHRNFIIHRDLKVSNLLMTDKGCVKTADFGLARAYGVPVKPMTPKVVTLWYRAPELLLGTTTQTTSIDMWVSKGLAAVRSSVPRAGGVSRRLAAVRSTVLCRAVGCILAELLAHRPLLPGTSEIHQIDLIVQLLGTPSENIWPGFSKLPLVGQYSLRKQPYNNLKHKFPWLSEAGLRLLHFLFMYDPKKRATAGDCLESSYFKEKPLPCEPELMPTFPHHRNKRAAPATSEGQSKRCKP from the exons ATGGCGGAGCCAGATCTGGAGTGCGAGCAGATCCGTCTGAAGTGTATTC ATCGGGCCCGGGACACCCAGACAGATGAGATTGTCGCACTGAAGAAGGTGCGGATGGACAAGGAGAAGGATG GCATCCCCATCAGCAGCTTGCGGGAGATCACGCTGCTGCTCCGCCTGCGTCATCCGAACATCGTGGAGCTGAAGGAGGTGGTTGTGGGGAACCACCTGGAGAG CATCTTCCTGGTGATGGGTTACTGTGAGCAGGACCTGGCCAGCCTCCTGGAGAATATGCCAACACCCTTCTCGGAGGCTCAG GTCAAGTGCATCGTGCTGCAGGTGCTCCGGGGCCTCCAGTATCTGCACAGGAACTTCATTATCCACAG GGACCTGAAGGTTTCCAACTTGCTCATGACCGACAAGGGTTGTGTGAAGACAG CGGATTTCGGCCTGGCCCGGGCCTATGGTGTCCCAGTAAAGCCAATGACCCCCAAGGTGGTCACTCTCTG GTACCGAGCCCCTGAACTGCTGTTGGGAACCACCACGCAGACCACCAGCATCGACATGTG GGTCAGCAAAGGTCTGGCTGCAGTCAGGTCCTCTGTTCCTCGCGCTGGCGGGGTCAGCAGACGTCTGGCCGCAGTGAGGTCCACTGTTCTCTGCAGGGCTGTGGGCTGCATACTGGCCGAGCTGCTGGCGCACAGGCCTCTTCTCCCCGGCACTTCCGAGATCCACCAGATCGACTTGATCGTGCAGCTGCTGGGCACGCCCAGTGAGAACATCTGGCCG GGCTTTTCCAAGCTGCCACTGGTCGGCCAGTACAGCCTCCGGAAGCAGCCCTACAACAACCTGAAGCACAAGTTCCCATGGCTGTCGGAGGCCGGGCTGCGCCTGCTGCACTTCCTGTTCATGTACGACCCTAAGAAAAG GGCGACGGCCGGGGACTGCCTGGAGAGCTCCTATTTCAAGGAGAAGCCCCTAC CCTGTGAGCCGGAGCTCATGCCGACCTTTCCCCACCACCGCAACAAGCGGGCCGCCCCAGCCACCTCCGAGGGCCAGAGCAAGCGCTGTAAACCCTGA
- the CDK10 gene encoding cyclin-dependent kinase 10 isoform X9 translates to MAEPDLECEQIRLKCIRKEGFFTVPPEHRLGRCRSVKEFEKLNRIGEGTYGIVYRARDTQTDEIVALKKVRMDKEKDGIPISSLREITLLLRLRHPNIVELKEVVVGNHLESIFLVMGYCEQDLASLLENMPTPFSEAQVKCIVLQVLRGLQYLHRNFIIHRDLKVSNLLMTDKGCVKTADFGLARAYGVPVKPMTPKVVTLWYRAPELLLGTTTQTTSIDMWAVGCILAELLAHRPLLPGTSEIHQIDLIVQLLGTPSENIWPGFSKLPLVGQYSLRKQPYNNLKHKFPWLSEAGLRLLHFLFMATAGDCLESSYFKEKPLRLPISGVCEGCREPG, encoded by the exons ATGGCGGAGCCAGATCTGGAGTGCGAGCAGATCCGTCTGAAGTGTATTCGTAAGGAGGGCTTCTTCACGGTGCCTCCGGAACACAGG CTGGGACGATGCCGGAGTGTGAAGGAGTTTGAGAAGCTGAACCGCATTGGAGAGGGTACCTACGGCATTGTGT ATCGGGCCCGGGACACCCAGACAGATGAGATTGTCGCACTGAAGAAGGTGCGGATGGACAAGGAGAAGGATG GCATCCCCATCAGCAGCTTGCGGGAGATCACGCTGCTGCTCCGCCTGCGTCATCCGAACATCGTGGAGCTGAAGGAGGTGGTTGTGGGGAACCACCTGGAGAG CATCTTCCTGGTGATGGGTTACTGTGAGCAGGACCTGGCCAGCCTCCTGGAGAATATGCCAACACCCTTCTCGGAGGCTCAG GTCAAGTGCATCGTGCTGCAGGTGCTCCGGGGCCTCCAGTATCTGCACAGGAACTTCATTATCCACAG GGACCTGAAGGTTTCCAACTTGCTCATGACCGACAAGGGTTGTGTGAAGACAG CGGATTTCGGCCTGGCCCGGGCCTATGGTGTCCCAGTAAAGCCAATGACCCCCAAGGTGGTCACTCTCTG GTACCGAGCCCCTGAACTGCTGTTGGGAACCACCACGCAGACCACCAGCATCGACATGTG GGCTGTGGGCTGCATACTGGCCGAGCTGCTGGCGCACAGGCCTCTTCTCCCCGGCACTTCCGAGATCCACCAGATCGACTTGATCGTGCAGCTGCTGGGCACGCCCAGTGAGAACATCTGGCCG GGCTTTTCCAAGCTGCCACTGGTCGGCCAGTACAGCCTCCGGAAGCAGCCCTACAACAACCTGAAGCACAAGTTCCCATGGCTGTCGGAGGCCGGGCTGCGCCTGCTGCACTTCCTGTTCAT GGCGACGGCCGGGGACTGCCTGGAGAGCTCCTATTTCAAGGAGAAGCCCCTAC GTCTTCCGATCAGTGGTGTCTGTGAAGGGTGCCGCGAGCCAGGCTGA
- the CDK10 gene encoding cyclin-dependent kinase 10 isoform X2, protein MAEPDLECEQIRLKCIRKEGFFTVPPEHRLGRCRSVKEFEKLNRIGEGTYGIVYRARDTQTDEIVALKKVRMDKEKDGIPISSLREITLLLRLRHPNIVELKEVVVGNHLESIFLVMGYCEQDLASLLENMPTPFSEAQVKCIVLQVLRGLQYLHRNFIIHRDLKVSNLLMTDKGCVKTADFGLARAYGVPVKPMTPKVVTLWYRAPELLLGTTTQTTSIDMWVSKGLAAVRSSVPRAGGVSRRLAAVRSTVLCRAVGCILAELLAHRPLLPGTSEIHQIDLIVQLLGTPSENIWPGFSKLPLVGQYSLRKQPYNNLKHKFPWLSEAGLRLLHFLFMATAGDCLESSYFKEKPLPCEPELMPTFPHHRNKRAAPATSEGQSKRCKP, encoded by the exons ATGGCGGAGCCAGATCTGGAGTGCGAGCAGATCCGTCTGAAGTGTATTCGTAAGGAGGGCTTCTTCACGGTGCCTCCGGAACACAGG CTGGGACGATGCCGGAGTGTGAAGGAGTTTGAGAAGCTGAACCGCATTGGAGAGGGTACCTACGGCATTGTGT ATCGGGCCCGGGACACCCAGACAGATGAGATTGTCGCACTGAAGAAGGTGCGGATGGACAAGGAGAAGGATG GCATCCCCATCAGCAGCTTGCGGGAGATCACGCTGCTGCTCCGCCTGCGTCATCCGAACATCGTGGAGCTGAAGGAGGTGGTTGTGGGGAACCACCTGGAGAG CATCTTCCTGGTGATGGGTTACTGTGAGCAGGACCTGGCCAGCCTCCTGGAGAATATGCCAACACCCTTCTCGGAGGCTCAG GTCAAGTGCATCGTGCTGCAGGTGCTCCGGGGCCTCCAGTATCTGCACAGGAACTTCATTATCCACAG GGACCTGAAGGTTTCCAACTTGCTCATGACCGACAAGGGTTGTGTGAAGACAG CGGATTTCGGCCTGGCCCGGGCCTATGGTGTCCCAGTAAAGCCAATGACCCCCAAGGTGGTCACTCTCTG GTACCGAGCCCCTGAACTGCTGTTGGGAACCACCACGCAGACCACCAGCATCGACATGTG GGTCAGCAAAGGTCTGGCTGCAGTCAGGTCCTCTGTTCCTCGCGCTGGCGGGGTCAGCAGACGTCTGGCCGCAGTGAGGTCCACTGTTCTCTGCAGGGCTGTGGGCTGCATACTGGCCGAGCTGCTGGCGCACAGGCCTCTTCTCCCCGGCACTTCCGAGATCCACCAGATCGACTTGATCGTGCAGCTGCTGGGCACGCCCAGTGAGAACATCTGGCCG GGCTTTTCCAAGCTGCCACTGGTCGGCCAGTACAGCCTCCGGAAGCAGCCCTACAACAACCTGAAGCACAAGTTCCCATGGCTGTCGGAGGCCGGGCTGCGCCTGCTGCACTTCCTGTTCAT GGCGACGGCCGGGGACTGCCTGGAGAGCTCCTATTTCAAGGAGAAGCCCCTAC CCTGTGAGCCGGAGCTCATGCCGACCTTTCCCCACCACCGCAACAAGCGGGCCGCCCCAGCCACCTCCGAGGGCCAGAGCAAGCGCTGTAAACCCTGA
- the CDK10 gene encoding cyclin-dependent kinase 10 isoform X4, translated as MAEPDLECEQIRLKCIRKEGFFTVPPEHRLGRCRSVKEFEKLNRIGEGTYGIVYRARDTQTDEIVALKKVRMDKEKDGIPISSLREITLLLRLRHPNIVELKEVVVGNHLESIFLVMGYCEQDLASLLENMPTPFSEAQVKCIVLQVLRGLQYLHRNFIIHRDLKVSNLLMTDKGCVKTADFGLARAYGVPVKPMTPKVVTLWYRAPELLLGTTTQTTSIDMWVSKGLAAVRSSVPRAGGVSRRLAAVRSTVLCRAVGCILAELLAHRPLLPGTSEIHQIDLIVQLLGTPSENIWPGFSKLPLVGQYSLRKQPYNNLKHKFPWLSEAGLRLLHFLFMATAGDCLESSYFKEKPLRLPISGVCEGCREPG; from the exons ATGGCGGAGCCAGATCTGGAGTGCGAGCAGATCCGTCTGAAGTGTATTCGTAAGGAGGGCTTCTTCACGGTGCCTCCGGAACACAGG CTGGGACGATGCCGGAGTGTGAAGGAGTTTGAGAAGCTGAACCGCATTGGAGAGGGTACCTACGGCATTGTGT ATCGGGCCCGGGACACCCAGACAGATGAGATTGTCGCACTGAAGAAGGTGCGGATGGACAAGGAGAAGGATG GCATCCCCATCAGCAGCTTGCGGGAGATCACGCTGCTGCTCCGCCTGCGTCATCCGAACATCGTGGAGCTGAAGGAGGTGGTTGTGGGGAACCACCTGGAGAG CATCTTCCTGGTGATGGGTTACTGTGAGCAGGACCTGGCCAGCCTCCTGGAGAATATGCCAACACCCTTCTCGGAGGCTCAG GTCAAGTGCATCGTGCTGCAGGTGCTCCGGGGCCTCCAGTATCTGCACAGGAACTTCATTATCCACAG GGACCTGAAGGTTTCCAACTTGCTCATGACCGACAAGGGTTGTGTGAAGACAG CGGATTTCGGCCTGGCCCGGGCCTATGGTGTCCCAGTAAAGCCAATGACCCCCAAGGTGGTCACTCTCTG GTACCGAGCCCCTGAACTGCTGTTGGGAACCACCACGCAGACCACCAGCATCGACATGTG GGTCAGCAAAGGTCTGGCTGCAGTCAGGTCCTCTGTTCCTCGCGCTGGCGGGGTCAGCAGACGTCTGGCCGCAGTGAGGTCCACTGTTCTCTGCAGGGCTGTGGGCTGCATACTGGCCGAGCTGCTGGCGCACAGGCCTCTTCTCCCCGGCACTTCCGAGATCCACCAGATCGACTTGATCGTGCAGCTGCTGGGCACGCCCAGTGAGAACATCTGGCCG GGCTTTTCCAAGCTGCCACTGGTCGGCCAGTACAGCCTCCGGAAGCAGCCCTACAACAACCTGAAGCACAAGTTCCCATGGCTGTCGGAGGCCGGGCTGCGCCTGCTGCACTTCCTGTTCAT GGCGACGGCCGGGGACTGCCTGGAGAGCTCCTATTTCAAGGAGAAGCCCCTAC GTCTTCCGATCAGTGGTGTCTGTGAAGGGTGCCGCGAGCCAGGCTGA